The following are encoded together in the Streptomyces asoensis genome:
- a CDS encoding AAA family ATPase, whose product MTTEAAVDPGTAATRATDAILRDTLHGTARGVVVDSPPGAGKSTLVVRAALELAEAGRPLMVVAQTNAQVDDLVVRLAAKNPGLPVGRLHSSDSDPYDTVLDELPQVRKSAKAGDLAGLPVVISTAAKWAHVKVDEPWRHAIVDEAYQMRSDGLLAVAGLFERALFVGDPGQLDPFSIVGGEQWAGLSYDPSASAVSTLLAHNPDLPQHRLPVSWRLPASAAPLVSDAFYPYTPFRSGTGHGDRRLSFAVPSDGSGTDRVIDEAARSGWGLLELPARHTPRTDPEAVRAVATVVRRLLDRGGAAVSELSADPAPLTAGRVAVGTAHRDQAAAVRAALADLGVVDVTVDTANRLQGMEFDVTVVLHPLSGRPDATAFHLETGRLCVLASRHRHACVVVCRAGVGDLLDAYPSTEPVQLGTLVKFPDGWEANHAVLAHLAEHRVPWRP is encoded by the coding sequence GTGACCACCGAGGCCGCCGTCGACCCCGGTACCGCCGCCACCCGCGCCACCGACGCGATCCTGCGCGACACGCTGCACGGCACCGCGCGCGGGGTGGTGGTCGACTCCCCGCCGGGCGCCGGGAAGTCCACGCTCGTCGTGCGCGCGGCGCTGGAACTGGCGGAAGCCGGGCGGCCGTTGATGGTGGTCGCGCAGACCAACGCGCAGGTCGACGACCTGGTCGTGCGGCTCGCCGCGAAGAACCCCGGGCTGCCGGTGGGCCGGCTGCACAGCAGCGACAGCGACCCGTACGACACGGTCCTCGACGAGCTTCCCCAGGTCAGGAAGTCGGCGAAGGCGGGCGATCTGGCGGGGCTGCCGGTGGTGATCTCCACCGCCGCCAAGTGGGCGCACGTGAAGGTCGACGAGCCGTGGCGGCACGCGATCGTGGACGAGGCGTACCAGATGCGGTCGGACGGTCTGCTGGCCGTGGCCGGGCTGTTCGAGCGGGCGCTGTTCGTGGGCGACCCCGGACAGCTGGACCCGTTCTCGATCGTCGGCGGCGAGCAGTGGGCGGGGCTGTCGTACGACCCGTCGGCGTCGGCGGTGAGCACCCTGCTCGCACACAACCCCGACCTGCCCCAGCACCGGCTGCCGGTGTCCTGGCGGCTCCCGGCGTCGGCGGCGCCCCTGGTCTCCGACGCGTTCTACCCGTACACCCCGTTCCGCAGCGGCACCGGGCACGGCGACCGGCGGCTGTCCTTCGCCGTGCCCTCGGACGGTTCGGGCACCGACCGGGTGATCGACGAGGCGGCGCGGTCGGGCTGGGGCCTGCTGGAGCTGCCCGCCCGGCACACGCCCCGGACGGACCCGGAGGCCGTGCGGGCCGTCGCCACGGTCGTGCGGCGGCTGCTGGACCGGGGCGGCGCCGCCGTCTCGGAGCTCTCCGCCGATCCGGCGCCGCTGACCGCCGGCCGGGTCGCCGTGGGCACGGCGCACCGCGACCAGGCGGCGGCCGTGCGGGCGGCACTGGCGGACCTGGGTGTCGTGGACGTGACCGTGGACACGGCGAACCGGCTCCAGGGCATGGAGTTCGACGTCACGGTCGTGCTGCACCCACTCTCCGGCCGGCCCGACGCCACCGCCTTCCATCTGGAGACGGGCCGTCTGTGCGTCCTGGCCTCCCGTCACCGGCACGCGTGCGTGGTGGTGTGCCGGGCGGGCGTGGGCGACCTGCTCGACGCCTACCCGTCGACGGAGCCGGTCCAGCTGGGAACCCTCGTGAAGTTCCCGGACGGCTGGGAGGCGAACCACGCGGTCCTGGCCCACCTCGCGGAACACCGCGTGCCCTGGCGCCCCTGA
- a CDS encoding bifunctional DNA primase/polymerase: MSSACDDEPLGVTPDGAAWLASAGTYPRSTLAHWRERPDAPVVLPCGSAFDVVSAPAVFGRLMLDRLWGDGPGSGPVAAFRGRTLLFAAPGTAQRLPSLLEWEEWSAEGRRDGRTATVPPLLCHGTGDAVTVPALTPAPGGASTRWLVAPDTRHPWLPGPEILLWAAVRAARSAVRISISPPQDQDAKVYDVSRRR, translated from the coding sequence ATGAGCAGCGCATGCGACGACGAACCCCTCGGTGTCACCCCGGACGGTGCCGCCTGGCTGGCCTCCGCCGGGACGTATCCGCGCAGCACGCTCGCCCACTGGCGGGAGCGGCCCGACGCACCGGTGGTGCTGCCCTGCGGCTCCGCGTTCGACGTCGTCAGCGCGCCGGCGGTGTTCGGGCGGCTGATGCTCGACCGGCTGTGGGGCGACGGGCCCGGCTCGGGGCCCGTGGCGGCGTTCCGCGGCCGGACACTGCTGTTCGCGGCGCCCGGCACCGCGCAGCGGCTGCCCTCCCTGCTGGAGTGGGAGGAGTGGAGCGCCGAGGGCCGACGCGACGGCCGTACCGCGACGGTGCCGCCGCTGCTGTGCCACGGCACGGGCGACGCGGTGACCGTGCCCGCCCTCACCCCCGCGCCCGGCGGCGCGTCGACGCGCTGGCTGGTCGCCCCGGACACCCGTCACCCCTGGCTGCCGGGCCCGGAGATCCTGCTGTGGGCGGCCGTGCGGGCGGCCCGTTCAGCGGTGCGGATTTCGATTTCTCCTCCCCAGGATCAGGATGCTAAGGTCTACGACGTCAGCAGGCGCCGCTAG
- a CDS encoding M6 family metalloprotease domain-containing protein — MPRLPRRPRLLPRPRLRSGAAVFTTLSALVANSLVSGPSVAEPFSAAPCALARTTAHHSEGVDTWNSAYVRPTRTLDAVMVFLSFPDWTPMTSPGELAADHFPATDRFFRQASYNRFSLKAHPLKRWIRMPKPSTSYAIQRDWNPRSRAAYLRDALAAADPHVDFSRYDVVYFVADPDAPGVDSDATKVVNLDTPLHADGADIRRVVTVFEQHPPDRLVLAHETGHVFDLPDLYHRPADGKGDWDTYVGDWDLMGSQFGLAPDLFAWHKWKLGWLEPRQVVCVRGPGPTRLTMEPLGAGPGGPATRAAGAPAFGLGNGVKLAVVRTGPDGALAFEVRSPAGNDRAACRSGVLVYRISSGARSGRGPVEVIDAHPRTEACWENSVYPPLADAPVALGETFTVPGSGVRVDVEGRTPSGEWTVRITPGTKL; from the coding sequence GTGCCGCGACTGCCGCGACGTCCGCGACTGCTCCCGCGCCCCCGACTGCGCAGCGGCGCGGCCGTGTTCACCACCCTTTCGGCGCTGGTCGCGAACTCGCTCGTCAGTGGACCCTCGGTGGCCGAGCCCTTCTCCGCCGCCCCGTGCGCCCTGGCCCGCACCACCGCCCACCACTCGGAGGGGGTGGACACCTGGAACAGCGCCTATGTGCGCCCCACCCGCACCCTCGACGCGGTGATGGTCTTCCTGTCCTTCCCCGACTGGACGCCGATGACCTCCCCCGGCGAGCTCGCCGCCGACCACTTCCCGGCGACCGACCGCTTCTTCCGGCAGGCGTCCTACAACCGGTTCAGCCTGAAGGCGCATCCGCTGAAGCGCTGGATCCGCATGCCGAAGCCGTCCACGTCCTACGCCATACAGCGCGACTGGAACCCCCGCAGCCGGGCCGCCTACCTGCGCGACGCGCTGGCCGCCGCCGACCCGCACGTCGACTTCTCCCGCTACGACGTCGTCTACTTCGTGGCCGACCCGGACGCGCCGGGCGTCGACTCCGACGCCACCAAGGTCGTCAACCTGGACACCCCGCTGCACGCCGACGGCGCCGACATCCGCCGGGTCGTCACCGTCTTCGAGCAGCACCCCCCGGACCGTCTCGTCCTCGCCCACGAGACCGGTCACGTCTTCGACCTGCCCGACCTCTACCACCGTCCCGCAGACGGCAAGGGCGACTGGGACACCTATGTCGGCGACTGGGACCTGATGGGCAGCCAGTTCGGCCTCGCCCCCGACCTGTTCGCCTGGCACAAGTGGAAGCTCGGCTGGCTGGAACCGCGCCAGGTGGTCTGCGTACGGGGCCCGGGACCGACCCGGCTGACGATGGAGCCGCTGGGCGCCGGACCCGGCGGCCCCGCCACCCGGGCCGCCGGGGCGCCGGCCTTCGGACTGGGCAACGGCGTCAAGCTCGCCGTGGTGCGCACCGGCCCCGACGGCGCGCTCGCCTTCGAGGTGCGAAGCCCCGCCGGGAACGACCGGGCGGCCTGCCGCAGCGGTGTCCTCGTCTACCGCATCAGCAGCGGCGCCCGGTCCGGCCGGGGCCCGGTCGAGGTGATCGACGCCCACCCCCGTACCGAGGCCTGCTGGGAGAACTCCGTCTATCCACCGCTCGCGGACGCCCCCGTCGCCCTCGGCGAGACCTTCACGGTGCCCGGCAGCGGGGTACGCGTGGACGTGGAGGGGCGCACGCCGTCGGGGGAGTGGACGGTGCGGATCACACCCGGGACGAAGCTCTGA